In the genome of Chryseobacterium sp. 52, the window AAAATAAGCGAAGGCTTTCAGTTCATTCTGGAAGCTTTTTTTTGGTCAAAAGACAAAGGATAGTCCGGTTTTTTTTGAATCATTATTTTTTTTAACGCAAAGGATCAATTATTATAAGTCATAATAAGGGTGCAAAGAAGGAATCAGTCTTTGATTGATTCTACTAAGCAGGCGTGTAATCCTGTAGCTTAATCAATAGCGCAATCATCAATATTTTGCTTCCAATAAAACTAACGGCAAACCTTTGCAAGAGTCATTCAAAAATAAAAAACCGTATCAAAACTGATACGGTTTTTAGGTTAATTAAGGTTGTTATATTAATCTACGTGTTTCGGAGTATATCCGTCTTCACTTAGTTCTTTATGTTCATAGTCAGCTTTCATTTCAGCTTCGTAGTCTACTTTTTCACTTTTACCCATTCTTCTGATAATAGAGTCAAAGATAGAGTATACTACCGGTACAATGATTAAGGTAAGGAATAATGACGATGTCAAACCACCGATGATTACCCAAGCAAGACCTTTGTTCATCTCCGCTCCTGCTCCACTTGCCAATGCAATAGGTAACATACCGAAGATCATCGCAATCGTTGTCATAAGGATCGGACGAAGACGGGCGTGGTTAGCCTGAACCAAAGCATCATGTGTATTCGCACCTGCAGCCTTTCTCGCATTCGTAAAGTCGACAATCAAAATCGCGTTTTTCGCAACAAGACCAATCAACATGATCATCCCCAACATCGTAAAGATGTTTAATGAGTTGGCTGTTAGGGCAAGAATCACCATAACCCCGATCATTGCCAACGGAATTGAGAACAATACTACAAACGGATAGACAAAACTGTCATACAGGGAAACCATTACCAGGTATACCAATACGATCGCTGCCAATAAAGCAATTCCTAACGTACCGAAACCTTCTTCCTGGTTTTCCATATCTCCACCCCACTTATAGTTTACTCCTGCAGGTTTTTTATCACTGTCCATGAACTGAGCTGACCATTCGTTGGCCACATCCCCTACAGGACGACCTACTACTTTTGAAAGCACTTTTACAGAAGGTGATTTATCTCTACGCTGAAGTAAACTTGGTCCTGAACTCATATCTACAGCAGCAAACTGGCTCAAACGAACCTGTTCTCCTGCCGGATTGGTAAAGATTAAGTTTTTAACATCATCAATCGACTTTCTACTGTTATCTGCAAGACGGATATTGATATCATATTCATATTCTCCGGCTCTGTATTTTCCATCTGTGTTTCCGTTAAATGCAGTCTGCATCGTTTGTCCAACACTTGAAAGATTCAATCCTAATGAAGCCATCTTATCACGGTCGATATTTACACGAACCTCCGGACTTCCTGTATCTGTTGATAATTCTGCATCTACAGATCCCGGAACCTTTTTAAGCAATTCCAAGATTCTTGTTGCTTCTTTCGTTGCTGTTGCGTTGTCTGCAGCTGTTACCACCATTTCAATAGGTGCATTATCTGCTCCCATTAATCCGATAGGTGCTGTTTTGAACTCCACTCCGGTGAACTTTTCTTCAAGGTCACGCTTCATGTTTGCAGCGATGATATCCGTACTTTGAGCACGTTCAGATTTATCAGTTAAGATCACCTGAATTTCAGACTGATAGATGGTAGCCTGTGCCCCTCCAAATCCTGAAGACTGCTGACCTACAGTAGTAATCATATCTACTACATCTTTATTATTTCTTAAATATTTTTCAACATTTAAAGTAACATGGTTCGTTTTTTCAACGGTTGCATCTTTTGATAATTCCATTTGAACCAGGAACTGACCACGGTCCATTTTAGGGAAGAATTCTCCACCAATAAATCCAAATGCCACCAACATAAATGAAGAGATCAACACAATGAAAGTTACAATCACCGTCATGATTCTTCTTAATGTAGATTTCAGACACCATTCAAGAATTCCTGTGATCCAGTGCGTGAATTTATCAATCATCTTTTCAAACCAAAGGATGAATTTCTGGAACCAGTTTTTACCTGTTAAATGCTCCAGTTTCCCAAATCTTGATGATAACCAAGGAATAATCGTAAATGAAGCCAGTAATGAAAACAGGGTTGCAATAACTACCGTGACGCAGAACTGTGCCAGGATATTAGCCACTAAACCTGAACTCATCGCAATCGGTAAGAATACCACCACAATTACCAATGTAATCGCAGAAACGGTAAATCCAATCTCTGAAGCCCCATCATATGCCGCTCTGATCTTGCTTTTACCCATCTCCATGTGACGGTAAATATTTTCAAGTACCACAATCGCATCATCCACAAGAATACCTACCACCAGTGAAAGTCCAAGTAAACTCATTAAGTTCAGGGTATATCCCATCAAGTTCATACCAATAAATGTGGCAATCAACGAGATCGGAATGGAAACCATTACGATAAATGCATTTCTGATACTGTGAAGGAATAATAACATTACGATCGCTACCAGAATTACAGCTAAGAACAAGTCAAAAATAACGTGATTGGCTGCTTCTAATGTAAAGTCTGTACTGTCGTCTACTGTTTTAATTTTAATTCCCTGTACTTTATAATCGGTCTGTACTTTTTCAATTGTTTTCTGAACACTTTCAGAAACGGCAACCGCATTGGCATCAGACTGTTTTTTAACCTGCAATAATATGGTTGGATTCTGGTTGAATCTTGCCACTTTTTCTACATCTTTCTGGGTATCGAAAACGGCAGCAACATCTGATAAACGGATTTGAACTCCGTTTTTAGAAGAAACAACAAGGTTGCTCATTTCTTCAATAGATTTGTACTTCCCGGAAAGTCTGATCGTAGATTTATTGGTTCTTGTTTTCAAAGCTCCCGTCGGGAAATCCAGGTTGGATGAAAGAACCGCCTGCTGAACATCTCCAATGGAAAGTCCGTAACCCTGCAGTTTTTTCTCATCAATATTCACCTGAATTTCTCTTTCCTGTCCACCTACAAGGTCAACCTGAGCTACACCGTTTACACGGGAGAAAATAGGTTCTATTTTTTTATCTAATAAATCGTAAAGCTCTTTACTGTTCAGCTTATCACTTGAAATACTCAAGGTCATGATTGGTAAATCATCCAAAGAGAATTTATTCAGTGACGGCGCATCCACATCATCCGGAAGTTCCGAAAGGATCGCATTTACTTTACGCTGTGCATCATTCAAAGCATAGTTTACATCGGCTCCATCGTTCAACTGAACCATGATTACGGATAAACTTTCATATGAAGAAGATTCTACTTTCTTTACGTTCTCCAGTGAACCCACCGCGTCTTCAATTTTCCTGGTCACCGAAGTTTCCACCTCACTTGGCGAAGCACCCGGATATACTGTGGAAATCGTTACCATATTGGTTTCAAACTTCGGGATCAGTTCGTACCCCATCATAGAGTAGCTCAGGAGCCCTCCCAACGTAAGCAATGTAAATAATACAATGACTAACGTGGGTCTTTTAATCGATATTTCTGCTAACTTCATAAATCCTCTACTTTACAATATTGATTTTTGAACCATTATCAAGGTTGATCTGTCCGCTGGTAACAACTTGTTCCCCTCCGTTCAGACCACTTAAGATCTGTACTTTGTCTCCGTAAATTTTACCAATGGTTACTTTTATCAACTTAACAGTTCCATTCTGAACAATAAATAATTGTCCTGAACTTACCCCGTTTACGAAAGCTTCAGCCGGAACGGTCAGCATATTCTGAGTTTCAGCACCATGGTTTGTTTTAAATAAAGCAGTTGCATACATACCCGCTTTCAGGTTTCCTTTGTTTTGTACTTCAATTTCAACAGGGAAATTTAAAGAAGCATCACTTTTAGGAGCAATGAAAGTAATTCTTCCGCTGAAAGAATCTTCCGGTAAAACATTTACATTAATTGGAACTTCCTGACCTAACTGGATTCTTCCAATCTGGCTTTCGTCAACCAATACAGAAAGTTTCAGGCTGTTGATATTCACAATTTCAAACATTGAAGTCCCTACAGAAACTACTGTTCCCGGTTCTACCATCTTTTTATTGATTGTACCGCTGATTCCTGCACGGATACTTGTATCGTTTACTCTTACGCCCTGAGCACGAACTGCTGCCTGTGCATTTTTAAGTTGCAATCTTGAATTGTCTACCTGCTGTTTTGTCACCCCTCCTGTTTTAAGAGCATTTTCATAACGCTGGTTATCAATAATGGCATTCTGTAGATTATTCTGAGCCTGAGTTACATCCACTTCAATAGCATCTCTTTTAATGGTTGCTAAAGTCTGTCCTGCTGAAACTCTTGATCCTTCTTTCACCAAAACGTTTACGATACGTCCGGCAATTTCAGAAGACTGGTTCATTTCCTGCTTTGGAAGGAAAGTTCCGTTTGCTGAGTAGTCGGTATTGATATTTTCTCTGTTTACCGTTACTACATTCACATTGATCTTGTCAACCTGTTTAGCAACTTCCGCAACCTCTTTGGTCTGTTTCTCTTTATTCCCTGCAATCTTGTATGCCGCTAAACCGACTAATACCGCTGCTACGATGATATATATTAAAGTTTTTTTCATTTTAGTTTATTATAAATTTTGTAGTGTGTTTAGTTCTCCTTTAGCTTTGATTAATTTAATTTCAGCCTGTTTGTAATCTAACAATGCGTTTGAATAGTTCTGTTTTGCCTGTGTTAAAGCATTTTCAGAATCCAATACTTCTGTAAGTGTTGCTAAACCGTACTGATAATTAGACTGGGTATTCTTCTGAACTCTTTCAGCAAGCTCCACATTATCTTTCATGCTTTGGATATTGATGATAGAATTCTCCATGTTTGTAATGGCATTTTTATAATCTAAACTTAAATTTAGCTGCGTATTTTGAATATCCATGTCTAAATCCTGAATGTCAATTTCAGCTTGCTGGATTTTAGCTTTTGTAGCCCCTCCCGTAAAGATGGGAACATTGATATTTAATCCTATTGCTGAATAATCACTCCAAAGTACACCATTACTCAAACCATTTGTAAGAGGGAATTTCTTTCCTGTCGCAGCCCAAGCATAGTTGGCCTGAAGGCTTACTGTAGGATAAAGATAGGCTTCTGTTGCTTTCTTATTGAATACCAGAAGTTCTCTGTTTTTATTTTTTACCTGCAGCTCCAAACGGTTATTCAGATCTACATTGCTCATCATAAGTTCCGGTCTCGGTTCAATGCTCTTCTCTTCAAGCTCGATATTAGTATCGATGGGAATTCCCATATAAAACTTTAAAGAATTTTTTGAAAGTTCAACTGAATTGATAAGCTGTTGCTTGTTTGACCCAATGTTGGTCAACTGTACGTTGGTACGGTCCAGATCTATAGATTTCGCCAATCCGTTATCCAGTAAGCTTTTGATTACGTTTCTTACTCTTTCAGTATTGGCATAGCTTACCTCTACCGTTTTAAGATTTTCTTCCTGTACAAAAACCTGATAGTAAGCTGTTGCTACATTTTCAATGATCTGTTCATTGGTCAATTGAGCGTTCAGAATGTAAAACTCTCTTGTTGATTTTGCCGCTTTAAGACCGGTAAAAACTCTTTGATCAAATATAGCCTGCTGAACATTTACTCCTGCATTGGTACTCCAAGGCTGTCCTAACTGTGCCGTTATCTTTTGCCCACCAAACTCCAGCAATGACTGCTGAATAATTGGATTATAGGTCAGAGCTGCAGTACCTGTAACTTGAGGTAAAGCTCCGGCTCTGGCTTCATCAATCTTGTATTCAGCTTTTTTGATCTGCAACGCCGCTTTTTTGGCTTCTGCTTTGTTCTGTAACGCCTGCTTGATAGCTTCCTGTAAAGAAACCTGCTGCTGGGCAGATACTGATGAAAAGCCGAAAATCATAAATGCTGCAGCTATCCCAATTTTTAGCTTTTTAGCAGTTATACGTTTTCTTTTCATAATATTATACTTCGTTTATTTTTTTAATGTAATTTTTCTCTTCAATGTTTTTGTTTCTAAAGGACGAATCATTTCATAAAATACTTTAACATTTTTTTAATTTTTAAAAAGCATGTTGATAATGATCTCCTTTCTTTCTGAAATAATCTGGTCATATTCTTCATCACTGATCATCAGATTCTCCATAAACAGAGGTCTTATAGCACTTGGGAATACAAGCAGAGAAACCATATTCAGAATAAACTGAACAGGTGCCATTTTTTCAATATTTCCCAATTCCATTTCTTTTTCGATGTCCCGGTAAAGGGTTTCTAAGATATCTTCTTCTATATCTCTCTGACGGCAGTTTCCTTTATTAATCTGAGAAACAATATAAGTTTCCAGATACGGATACTGAAGACTGGTAGAAAGGCTGCTTTCTACGAACTGGCTGATCTTTACTTTAAAAGGAAGATCTGCATTTTGAATAATCTTGGATTTTTCCTGTTCCACCCGCTGAGCTTCATCAAAAATAATCTGAATCAGATTATCTCTTGAACGGAAATAATAATTGATAAGCGTTCGGTTCACTCCCGCTTCATCTGCAATTTCCTGGGTAGTAGCATCAAACTTCCCTTTCACAAAGAATAAATTCTTCGCTGTCTCCTTGATCAATTCCTGTGTTTGGTCTTTTTTCGCTTGATTTGACATTATTGTTAAACAATTTTGTGCAAATGTAAATCAAATTCTATTTTTGACAAAATTGTTAAACAAAATAATTAAACACAATTGTTATGATTTACATCATGTTTTTGATGCTTAGTTTGAGTTTAATATGAATTAATCTTTGATGGAAAGGGCATTTTTATATCTTTTCTACAAAAAAAAATAGTAACGAAAAAAAAATCAATATTTCTCTTAATCTTATTTTTTTAAGTTTATCCTCTCAATTCAGCCCTCATATATTAGAAGCTGAATGGATAATTACCCGAAGAATCAATTGAATATCTTGCAAAAGGAATTAAATGCTTTGAGAAAGAGAATGACGAATCTGCAGTATAAAATTTCGATTCATATTATAAGTATGCATCGA includes:
- a CDS encoding efflux RND transporter permease subunit, coding for MKLAEISIKRPTLVIVLFTLLTLGGLLSYSMMGYELIPKFETNMVTISTVYPGASPSEVETSVTRKIEDAVGSLENVKKVESSSYESLSVIMVQLNDGADVNYALNDAQRKVNAILSELPDDVDAPSLNKFSLDDLPIMTLSISSDKLNSKELYDLLDKKIEPIFSRVNGVAQVDLVGGQEREIQVNIDEKKLQGYGLSIGDVQQAVLSSNLDFPTGALKTRTNKSTIRLSGKYKSIEEMSNLVVSSKNGVQIRLSDVAAVFDTQKDVEKVARFNQNPTILLQVKKQSDANAVAVSESVQKTIEKVQTDYKVQGIKIKTVDDSTDFTLEAANHVIFDLFLAVILVAIVMLLFLHSIRNAFIVMVSIPISLIATFIGMNLMGYTLNLMSLLGLSLVVGILVDDAIVVLENIYRHMEMGKSKIRAAYDGASEIGFTVSAITLVIVVVFLPIAMSSGLVANILAQFCVTVVIATLFSLLASFTIIPWLSSRFGKLEHLTGKNWFQKFILWFEKMIDKFTHWITGILEWCLKSTLRRIMTVIVTFIVLISSFMLVAFGFIGGEFFPKMDRGQFLVQMELSKDATVEKTNHVTLNVEKYLRNNKDVVDMITTVGQQSSGFGGAQATIYQSEIQVILTDKSERAQSTDIIAANMKRDLEEKFTGVEFKTAPIGLMGADNAPIEMVVTAADNATATKEATRILELLKKVPGSVDAELSTDTGSPEVRVNIDRDKMASLGLNLSSVGQTMQTAFNGNTDGKYRAGEYEYDINIRLADNSRKSIDDVKNLIFTNPAGEQVRLSQFAAVDMSSGPSLLQRRDKSPSVKVLSKVVGRPVGDVANEWSAQFMDSDKKPAGVNYKWGGDMENQEEGFGTLGIALLAAIVLVYLVMVSLYDSFVYPFVVLFSIPLAMIGVMVILALTANSLNIFTMLGMIMLIGLVAKNAILIVDFTNARKAAGANTHDALVQANHARLRPILMTTIAMIFGMLPIALASGAGAEMNKGLAWVIIGGLTSSLFLTLIIVPVVYSIFDSIIRRMGKSEKVDYEAEMKADYEHKELSEDGYTPKHVD
- a CDS encoding efflux RND transporter periplasmic adaptor subunit, which encodes MKKTLIYIIVAAVLVGLAAYKIAGNKEKQTKEVAEVAKQVDKINVNVVTVNRENINTDYSANGTFLPKQEMNQSSEIAGRIVNVLVKEGSRVSAGQTLATIKRDAIEVDVTQAQNNLQNAIIDNQRYENALKTGGVTKQQVDNSRLQLKNAQAAVRAQGVRVNDTSIRAGISGTINKKMVEPGTVVSVGTSMFEIVNINSLKLSVLVDESQIGRIQLGQEVPINVNVLPEDSFSGRITFIAPKSDASLNFPVEIEVQNKGNLKAGMYATALFKTNHGAETQNMLTVPAEAFVNGVSSGQLFIVQNGTVKLIKVTIGKIYGDKVQILSGLNGGEQVVTSGQINLDNGSKINIVK
- a CDS encoding TolC family protein, with translation MKRKRITAKKLKIGIAAAFMIFGFSSVSAQQQVSLQEAIKQALQNKAEAKKAALQIKKAEYKIDEARAGALPQVTGTAALTYNPIIQQSLLEFGGQKITAQLGQPWSTNAGVNVQQAIFDQRVFTGLKAAKSTREFYILNAQLTNEQIIENVATAYYQVFVQEENLKTVEVSYANTERVRNVIKSLLDNGLAKSIDLDRTNVQLTNIGSNKQQLINSVELSKNSLKFYMGIPIDTNIELEEKSIEPRPELMMSNVDLNNRLELQVKNKNRELLVFNKKATEAYLYPTVSLQANYAWAATGKKFPLTNGLSNGVLWSDYSAIGLNINVPIFTGGATKAKIQQAEIDIQDLDMDIQNTQLNLSLDYKNAITNMENSIINIQSMKDNVELAERVQKNTQSNYQYGLATLTEVLDSENALTQAKQNYSNALLDYKQAEIKLIKAKGELNTLQNL
- a CDS encoding TetR/AcrR family transcriptional regulator → MSNQAKKDQTQELIKETAKNLFFVKGKFDATTQEIADEAGVNRTLINYYFRSRDNLIQIIFDEAQRVEQEKSKIIQNADLPFKVKISQFVESSLSTSLQYPYLETYIVSQINKGNCRQRDIEEDILETLYRDIEKEMELGNIEKMAPVQFILNMVSLLVFPSAIRPLFMENLMISDEEYDQIISERKEIIINMLFKN